A window of Streptomyces puniciscabiei genomic DNA:
TTGGGGGCAGATCTGGCGACTAAAGGCCATGATGACCCTCTGCGTCACCTTGCCGTCGAGTTCCATCTCGGTAGGGATGCCGGTGGCGGACGCCGATCCGTCCGGATTCAAGGTCAACGTGGTGCCGCACTTCCAGGCGCGCCCCAGCCATGCACGTCCATGTTCGGCTGTTCGCTGTTCAACACCCGCCCCTACCGGGGGTGGTGCGGCGCAGGTCACGCCCGCCGGTGCCAAGATGGACGAGTCGTGGTGACAGGAGCGCACCGGCCCCCCAACCCAACAGGCCGACGGCACCACTTCCCCCTTCCCCCTATCCGGTAAGGAACCAAGGCATGACCACCTCGCACGCCTTCCCCTTGGAGCCCACCTCGATCCATGTGCCCGACCACGCCCTCGATGACCTGCACACTCGTCTCGCACTGACCCGTCCACCGCTGGACGAGGGAAATGCGGACTGGTCGTACGGCGTCCCGGACAGCTACCTCCGTGAGTTGGTCGCCTACTGGCGGGACGGCTACGACTGGCGCAAGGCCGAGGCCGCCATCAACGCATACGAGCACTACCAGGTGAGCGTCGCCGGTGTCCCGGTGCACTTCATGCGCAAGCCCGGCCTCGGCCCCCGCCCGATCCCGTTGATCCTCACCCACGGCTGGCCGTGGACGTTCTGGCACTGGTCGAAGGTGATCGACCCACTCGCCGACCCGGCCGCGTCCGGCGGTGATCCTTCCGACGCGTTCGACGTCATCGTGCCGTCCCTGCCCGGCTTCGGTTTCCCGGGCCCGCTCACCGGCTTTCCGGACGTCAACTTCTGGAAGGTCTCCGATCTCTGGCACACCCTGATGACCGAGACCCTGGGCTACGAGAAGTACGCCGCCGGTGGCTGCGACATCGGCGGGATCGTCTCCAGCCAGCTCGGCCACAAGTACGCCGACGAGCTGTACGGCATCCACATCGGCTCCGGGCTGCCGCTCGACTTCTTCACCGGCCCCCGCGCCTGGGACTTCGCACGGAACCGGCCCCTCTCCGACGACCAGCCCGCCGACGTCCGCGCCCGCATCGTCGAGCTGGACCGCCGCTCGGCGTCCCACCTCGCCGTGCACATGCTCGACGGCGCCACCCTGGCGCACGGGCTGAGCGACTCACCCGCCGGACTGCTCGCCTGGCTGCTGGAGCGCTGGAACGCCTGGAGCGACAACGGCGGCGACCTCGAATCCGTCTTCACCAAGGACGACCTGCTCACCCACGCCACGATCTACTGGGTGAACAACTCCATCGCCACGTCGATGCGTTACTACGCCAACGCCAACCGATACCCCTGGTCCCCGGCCCACGACCGCACCCCGGTCGTGCAGGCCCCGGTCGGCCTCACCTTCGTCACGTACGAGAACCCGCCCGGCGTCCACACCGCCGAGGAGCGCGTCCGGGCGTTCAAGACCGGCCCGCAGGCCGGTTGGTTCAACCACGTCAACGTCAACGCCCACGACCACGGTGGCCACTTCATCCCCTGGGAGAACCCCTACGCCTGGGTGAGCGACCTGCGCCGCACTTTCCACGGCCGCCGGCCCTGAGCGACCCGCGGGCTCGTCCGGCGACGGCCAGGCGAACACTGCCTGGCCGGGGGGTCGCATCTGCCGACCGACCTGCACCGCCCGCCACGCCGTCTGCCTGAAGCAGCCTCCCTGAGACGGTGCTGCGTGGCGACTACGTACTTCCGGTCAAACCCGACGTGGTCCGGCGACGGCCCGCGGCCCGGGCAGAGCCTGCTCACTCTCTGCTCGGGCGGAGTGTCCTGTTCGCGCTCCGGCTCGGCAAGGCCCTCGGGGCCCGTGTGATCGCCACCGCCAACAGCCCGGCGTAAGCGCGACGCCTGGCCGGAACTCGGCGCGGACGAGGCTCGGCGCCCTGGCACGGGCTCACTCGAGGAATCGCTCAAGGCGGTGAAGCCGGCGGGCGCCGCGTCGCCGATCGACCCCTGACGGACATGGTGACGGCTTCTGCACCCCACGTCACCCCACGCATCGAACGGCGGCAAGCCTGAGGGATGCGGGTCCGCACCATCGTCCAGGACTTCGCCCACGAAGCCGCTTTGTTGATGCCGCTGCCCGCGGAACACATTCCGGACGGGCTTCGTCTCCACTCCGCTGGTCGACCGCTATGGCATGGTCGCCGTCCAGGTCTGCCGCTGTTCGGTCCCGGCCCGTTTCATCGGCCGCACCGGGATCGCCCGTCACCCAAGGTCGACCGCCAAGGGCCCGAGCGGACGGTACTGGACCACTTCCTGGAAGTGCTGCCGGCCAAGCCCGGAGCGATGGCCGGCTCCGAGGCCCTGGACCAGGGCCGCCGCGAGGGCACCTTCAGTGGCCGGAGGTCCGCCCCGCCGACCACCGCCATGACCTCGCCGGCACGGAACGCGCGCACCTGTCCTACCAGGGCTTCCTCGCCGAACCGCTGATGGCCGACTGCGAGGACCGCGGCCAGAAATGGCTGTCCCACCACGAGAAACAGTTGACAGGTCAATCACAATGCATGCGAAATCACGGTCCCGCGATTCCCTGCCTCAAACGTCGATATTCAGCCATTGCGGTTCAGGGGTCATCCATAAGGCCGCCGAACGCACGATATATCCGACTCAACTCTACAAAAGTCACCTGTCCAAATTCCGGAATGACATTGCAAGTTCACTTGGACGTCATGCATGATCCACACCACCGGAGGGCGCGGAGACGCTGCCTGCCAGGCGTGATCGCGTCCACGCTTCACAAAAGATAGGTCATGCGTGCCGCCTGAATCTTCATTGGCGACAGAATCCGGGACCAAAGTCGCGGAAACCTTGCTCAACGCCTTCGTAAATCGCGGGCATTTACACTTCACCGGCGTACCGTGTTCCCTTCTGAAGGGGTTCTTCCGGTTGCTCGAGGACCCCGACTGTCCGGCCGCGTACATACCCGCGCCGCGTGAGGACAGTGGCTGGACGCCTCGCTGTGCGCCATGGCGCGGGGCGCCGGGAACCTCGCCACCGAGCAGGCCGCGGCCTTCCTCACCGCGTGGCCCAAGTACGACACCCACGCTGATCTGCCGCTGATCTGCGAGGCCGCCGAATACGTGGCCGAGCAGGTGCTGCCGCGCCCCATGACGGTGCGCCGGGCCGAGATCGCGGCCGGGATCAACGACCACCACTTCTACTTCCAGGACCGCATCGAGAAGATCAGCGCCCGGCACGGGCTCGACCCGTGGGAGGTCGGGCGGCGGATCGGTGCGGCACGGCCGCGCAAGGTCCTCGACGAGACGGTCGAGGACATCTGCCGGGAACTGACGGCACAGACCCGACCGACCGAACAGACTGACGGAGGGGATGCATGACCGGGAGCCGACCGCCCCAGCAGGAACAGAACGACCTGACGCCGAACGCGGCACACCGGCTGCGCGCGGCGCTCGCCGCGCCGCGACTGACACGTGCCATGGGCTCGCACAGCCCCCTCAGCGCACGGCTCGCCGAGGAGGCCGGCTTCGACGTCGTCTGGTCCAGCGGACTGGAGATCTCCGCCACGGCCGGCGTGCCCGACGCCCACATCCTCGCCATGGGCGAGTGCCTCGACGCGGCGGCCGACCTCGCGTCCGCGGTGGACATCCCCGTCCTCGCGGACTGCGACTCCGGGTTCGGCAACGTCAACAACGTCATCCACATGGTGCGTTCCTACGAGGCCCGCGGTGTGGCCGGCGTGTGCATCGAGGACAAGCAGTTCCCCAAGCTCAACAGCTTCATCGAGGGCAACCAGGACCTCGCCCCGGTCGACGACTTCGCGGGCAAGATCCGGGCCGCCTCCGAGACCCGCACCGACATGGTCGTGGTGGCCCGCCTGGAGGCGCTGATATCCGGGCAGGGCATGGCCGGGGCGCTGCGGCGGGCCGACATCTACGAGCGGGCCGGGGCGGACGCCCTGCTCATCCACTCCAAGCGCAAGGACCCGGGGGAGGTCTTCGCCGTCCGCGAGGCATACCGCGGCGACCTCCCGGTGATCGTCGTACCGACCACCTACAACCAGGTCACCGTCGAGGAGCTGGAACAGCGCGGCTTCGCCATGGCGATCTACGCCAACCAGGCGCTGCGCAGCTCGATCCGAGCCATGCGGGAGACCCTCACCCGGATCATGCGGGACGGCACCACCGTGAACGTGGAGCCGGAACTCGCCCCGCTCAAGGAGATCTTCGACCTGCAGCGCATGCCCCAGATGCTGGAGCAGCAGGAGCGCTACGAGTCCCTGGGACGGGAACTCGCGGAGGCCGCACAGTGACCACCCACCCCACCGCCCTGCGGCTGGACTTCCACGGCACCCGGCTCGATCTGGAGGTGGAGCCCGGTGCCGGGATCGAGGACGCGCTCGCGTTCCACGGCCAGTACCAGGGCTTCTTCTCCCTGGGGCACGGCGCCGCGACCGCGGTGGCACCGGCGCTGATAGCGGCGCTCTGCCTTGGCGACCGCCCACAGGAAGGGCGGCTCGTACTGGGCATCCTGTTCGCCGCGGCGGGGGCAGCGGCTCCGCCGGCGCTGCGGGTGCGGGGGGCGGTGCGCGAGCCGTACCCGTCGGGGGCCAGGGAATAGACGGCGCGCGGCCGCTCGATGACAAGAATACGGGCTTCGGCCGCCGCCCCCAGCGCCCAGCGCCGCACGCCTCGCGGGAGCAGGAGGCTGGAAGGAAGGCGCGGCTCCGGACACCGTCACGCGCGGGCCGGGCGCGGCAGACGAGGTCCCGCAGCGCGGGCAGCAGCCGCGGTGCAGCGTCGGCCAGGTCGAGTACCACGTCGGCTCACCTCCGGGGGCGGTCCAGGCCAACGCCTCCCTGCGCTGGTCATGGGCCTTCTTTTGCATTGAAGGTTGAGCCTTCTCACCGAACATTGAGCGGGTGCG
This region includes:
- a CDS encoding epoxide hydrolase family protein, which produces MTTSHAFPLEPTSIHVPDHALDDLHTRLALTRPPLDEGNADWSYGVPDSYLRELVAYWRDGYDWRKAEAAINAYEHYQVSVAGVPVHFMRKPGLGPRPIPLILTHGWPWTFWHWSKVIDPLADPAASGGDPSDAFDVIVPSLPGFGFPGPLTGFPDVNFWKVSDLWHTLMTETLGYEKYAAGGCDIGGIVSSQLGHKYADELYGIHIGSGLPLDFFTGPRAWDFARNRPLSDDQPADVRARIVELDRRSASHLAVHMLDGATLAHGLSDSPAGLLAWLLERWNAWSDNGGDLESVFTKDDLLTHATIYWVNNSIATSMRYYANANRYPWSPAHDRTPVVQAPVGLTFVTYENPPGVHTAEERVRAFKTGPQAGWFNHVNVNAHDHGGHFIPWENPYAWVSDLRRTFHGRRP
- a CDS encoding isocitrate lyase/phosphoenolpyruvate mutase family protein; this translates as MTGSRPPQQEQNDLTPNAAHRLRAALAAPRLTRAMGSHSPLSARLAEEAGFDVVWSSGLEISATAGVPDAHILAMGECLDAAADLASAVDIPVLADCDSGFGNVNNVIHMVRSYEARGVAGVCIEDKQFPKLNSFIEGNQDLAPVDDFAGKIRAASETRTDMVVVARLEALISGQGMAGALRRADIYERAGADALLIHSKRKDPGEVFAVREAYRGDLPVIVVPTTYNQVTVEELEQRGFAMAIYANQALRSSIRAMRETLTRIMRDGTTVNVEPELAPLKEIFDLQRMPQMLEQQERYESLGRELAEAAQ